From a region of the Synechococcus sp. RS9916 genome:
- a CDS encoding phasin family protein — MESANPLQQLLLRGLGTTTLVGDRLRNVTQEWVSSGRLDPSHASALVDDVLKALRGDTPELEQQMGRNLERNRDILLQDLGLASQRELDELRGRIDRLEQQLRQRDRQD; from the coding sequence ATGGAGAGCGCCAACCCACTGCAGCAGTTGCTTCTGCGGGGCCTCGGCACCACCACTCTCGTGGGCGATCGTCTTCGTAATGTCACTCAGGAATGGGTCAGCAGCGGTCGCCTCGACCCCAGTCATGCGTCCGCATTGGTGGATGACGTGCTCAAGGCCCTGCGCGGCGACACCCCGGAGCTTGAGCAGCAGATGGGGCGCAACCTGGAACGCAACCGCGACATCCTCCTCCAGGATCTTGGCCTCGCCAGTCAGAGGGAGCTGGATGAATTGCGCGGTCGCATTGACCGTCTGGAGCAGCAATTGCGTCA
- a CDS encoding apolipoprotein N-acyltransferase translates to MGNDRSLASLQGVAGGALAGLALSAPDWCPSGPWLMLPALALLWSSARRPGAAGLWGGVAVLVSHRWLLGLHPLMWIGVPAPLSLPLAMAVWLTCATAAAALVAGWAQLARWCQPLRWSTALLMACLWGLGEVVLAQGPLFWIGVGGSVIPADPLLAGLARWVGAGGLAALQLLGGWWLWQLTRQPPLQRKGWISLGVGAVVLAHAWGWWSLRPTEAPATAAPTLIRMGLWQPALPTREKFNAAQQQRLPGRLQDALDKAAENGADGLVAPEGTLPLQGELLEPAPLPLLTGGFRWQRGHQRSALLLVDAGERRPSLGIDKHRLVPLGEWIPSWFGSAAGLSAVGGIEPGDASRLWPGTGPKPAVAICYELSDGAALAQAVAGGAEWLLTIANLDPYPELLQRQFLALAQLRSVETARPLLSAANTGPTGMVSAEGKVLQHLAPMQPGLLISALEPQQQLTPYVRWGERPLWLLLMATVIVRVKQRAVGSGRPPTPAPRRKTRPPGPE, encoded by the coding sequence ATGGGCAATGACCGATCCCTGGCATCCCTGCAGGGCGTTGCCGGTGGCGCCCTGGCTGGACTTGCGCTGAGCGCTCCCGATTGGTGTCCTTCAGGGCCGTGGTTAATGCTGCCGGCCTTGGCCCTGCTCTGGTCGTCAGCCCGTCGCCCTGGCGCAGCCGGACTCTGGGGCGGTGTGGCCGTCTTGGTGAGTCATCGCTGGCTGCTGGGGCTGCATCCGCTGATGTGGATCGGGGTCCCTGCTCCCTTGAGCCTGCCGCTGGCCATGGCCGTTTGGCTGACCTGTGCCACTGCGGCGGCAGCACTGGTGGCCGGCTGGGCCCAACTCGCGCGTTGGTGCCAGCCGTTGCGCTGGAGCACCGCCTTACTCATGGCCTGCCTATGGGGCTTGGGCGAAGTGGTGTTGGCCCAAGGGCCGTTGTTCTGGATCGGCGTGGGAGGCAGCGTGATCCCCGCCGATCCACTGCTGGCCGGGTTGGCCCGCTGGGTTGGTGCGGGAGGACTGGCCGCGCTTCAGCTCCTGGGGGGATGGTGGCTCTGGCAGCTGACCCGTCAACCACCGCTACAGCGGAAAGGCTGGATCAGCCTCGGTGTCGGAGCAGTAGTGCTGGCGCACGCCTGGGGTTGGTGGAGTCTCCGCCCGACGGAGGCACCAGCAACGGCAGCCCCAACGCTGATCCGCATGGGCTTGTGGCAACCAGCCCTGCCGACGCGCGAAAAGTTCAACGCTGCACAACAGCAACGCTTGCCTGGACGGCTGCAGGATGCCCTGGACAAGGCGGCTGAAAATGGGGCCGACGGATTGGTGGCACCGGAAGGCACCCTGCCTTTGCAAGGTGAACTGCTCGAACCAGCACCTTTGCCCTTGCTCACCGGTGGATTCCGCTGGCAGCGCGGACATCAGCGCAGTGCGTTGCTCCTGGTGGACGCCGGTGAACGGCGGCCTTCACTCGGCATCGACAAACACCGACTGGTGCCCCTTGGGGAATGGATTCCCTCGTGGTTCGGCTCCGCCGCGGGGCTCTCCGCCGTGGGCGGGATTGAACCGGGAGACGCCTCACGCCTCTGGCCGGGTACTGGCCCCAAGCCAGCCGTCGCGATTTGCTACGAGCTCAGTGATGGGGCAGCGTTGGCGCAAGCCGTTGCTGGCGGAGCCGAGTGGCTGCTCACAATCGCCAATCTGGATCCCTACCCAGAGCTGCTGCAACGACAGTTTTTGGCGCTGGCGCAGCTCCGGTCTGTGGAGACGGCCCGTCCGTTGCTAAGCGCAGCCAACACCGGCCCGACGGGCATGGTGTCTGCGGAGGGAAAGGTGCTGCAGCATCTAGCTCCCATGCAGCCTGGATTGCTGATCAGCGCGCTGGAGCCCCAACAGCAATTGACGCCCTACGTGCGCTGGGGTGAGCGCCCGCTGTGGCTGCTGCTGATGGCGACGGTGATCGTTCGCGTCAAGCAACGGGCGGTTGGATCAGGCCGCCCCCCAACACCCGCTCCCCGTCGTAAAACACGGCCGCCTGGCCCGGAGTAA
- the mnmA gene encoding tRNA 2-thiouridine(34) synthase MnmA, with the protein MSAPSVRTSNPATPAGAQALDRLRQWPGEHRVAVGLSGGVDSSLTAALLVEAGWEVEGLTLWLMSGKGACCAEGLVDAAGICEQLGVPHHVVDFREHFKEQIVQFLVDGYAEGVTPLPCSRCNREVKFGPMLAWAERERSIDRIATGHYARVRHGDQSDNGRHQLLRGLDQRKDQSYFLYDLPQEALGRLVFPLGELTKPDTRLEAERFGLRTAKKPESQDLCLADHHGSMRAFLDTYLPPREGEIVLLDGTVVGQHDGIEHFTIGQRKGLGVAWSEPLHVVRLDAAMNRVVVATRAEAGTDRCVVGAVNWVSMAPPAQGARYRVEVQVRYRSQPVGAWLEVVPATDADAAGGRPHRCQLQFDEPQFSITPGQAAVFYDGERVLGGGLIQPPVA; encoded by the coding sequence ATGTCTGCCCCATCGGTCAGGACCTCCAACCCAGCCACCCCTGCCGGTGCGCAGGCGCTGGACCGTCTGCGCCAGTGGCCGGGCGAGCACCGGGTGGCCGTGGGTCTCTCGGGTGGCGTTGACAGTTCACTCACTGCAGCGCTGCTGGTGGAAGCCGGTTGGGAGGTGGAGGGTCTCACCCTCTGGCTGATGAGCGGCAAGGGCGCCTGTTGCGCTGAAGGCCTGGTGGATGCTGCGGGAATTTGTGAGCAGCTGGGCGTGCCCCACCATGTGGTGGATTTCCGCGAGCACTTCAAGGAACAGATCGTCCAGTTTTTGGTGGATGGCTACGCCGAAGGGGTCACGCCGTTGCCCTGTTCACGTTGCAACCGCGAGGTGAAATTCGGTCCGATGCTGGCCTGGGCGGAACGCGAACGCTCGATCGACCGCATCGCGACCGGCCATTACGCCAGGGTTCGCCACGGCGATCAAAGCGACAACGGCCGTCATCAGCTCCTGCGCGGTCTGGATCAGCGCAAGGATCAGAGTTATTTCCTCTACGACCTTCCCCAGGAGGCGTTGGGGCGGCTGGTGTTCCCGCTCGGGGAACTGACCAAGCCAGACACCCGCCTTGAGGCCGAACGCTTCGGCTTGCGCACCGCCAAGAAACCGGAAAGTCAGGACCTGTGCCTCGCGGATCATCACGGCTCCATGCGGGCCTTCCTCGACACCTATCTGCCTCCGCGTGAGGGCGAAATTGTTCTGCTGGATGGCACTGTCGTCGGTCAGCACGACGGCATCGAGCACTTCACGATCGGTCAGCGCAAAGGTCTTGGGGTGGCCTGGAGCGAGCCATTGCATGTGGTGCGCCTGGATGCAGCCATGAATCGGGTGGTGGTGGCCACCCGCGCCGAAGCCGGCACGGACCGTTGCGTGGTGGGGGCGGTGAACTGGGTGTCGATGGCTCCACCTGCGCAGGGGGCGCGTTATCGGGTGGAGGTGCAGGTGCGTTACCGCAGTCAACCGGTGGGGGCCTGGTTGGAGGTGGTGCCTGCCACGGACGCCGACGCGGCGGGTGGGCGCCCCCATCGCTGCCAGCTTCAGTTTGATGAGCCCCAGTTTTCGATTACTCCGGGCCAGGCGGCCGTGTTTTACGACGGGGAGCGGGTGTTGGGGGGCGGCCTGATCCAACCGCCCGTTGCTTGA
- a CDS encoding bifunctional ADP-dependent NAD(P)H-hydrate dehydratase/NAD(P)H-hydrate epimerase yields the protein MSWPCIDADHCLVSTAEMVALEQEWLDSGLPVPALMEKVGLAMTAWCLARPELLTNGVLVLVGPGHNGGDGLVVARELSQAGIAVRIWCPLPLRQPLTQEHHRHLRWLNSPELQCSPDPSDPALWIEALFGLGQTRALPQELAELLKERQRHQPGRLISLDLPAGLDGDSGRPLDGTAAVAQATLTVGLVKRGLVQDAALDHVGQVHRIDAGVPQRLLDRFQAQPVLQVHDADLRSLPHPKHPRAAMKYQRGRVLVVAGSERYRGAALLALEGAQASGAGSVQAAVPESLASGLWQPLPELVLAAALPSDPSGGLIWGDWLNNADLQRLDAVLLGPGLGSNQTPWEHQAEGLKAFPGLLVLDADGLNQLAASGTGWHWISQREGPTWITPHAGEFKRLFPTIPLDYPLEAARSAARCSGATVLLKGAHSVVATPTGMVHQLISGDPATARTGLGDVLAGFAAGWGARAIAAQLSNQELPTMLTGAALLHGEAARRCQGSTTARSVATQLAELLREQECCNNTEA from the coding sequence GTGTCCTGGCCTTGCATTGATGCCGATCACTGCCTGGTGAGCACGGCCGAGATGGTGGCGCTGGAGCAGGAGTGGCTGGACAGCGGTCTGCCGGTGCCGGCCCTGATGGAGAAGGTGGGGCTGGCAATGACGGCCTGGTGTTTGGCACGGCCGGAGCTGCTGACCAACGGGGTGCTGGTGCTGGTGGGTCCTGGCCACAACGGCGGAGATGGGCTGGTGGTGGCGCGGGAGCTGTCCCAGGCCGGGATCGCGGTACGGATCTGGTGCCCCCTGCCCCTGCGCCAACCCCTCACGCAGGAGCATCACCGCCACCTGCGCTGGCTGAACAGTCCCGAACTGCAGTGCAGTCCCGATCCCAGCGATCCAGCGCTGTGGATTGAGGCACTGTTTGGACTGGGGCAAACACGCGCCCTGCCCCAAGAGCTGGCTGAACTCCTGAAGGAGCGCCAACGGCATCAGCCCGGCCGGCTGATCAGCCTCGATCTCCCGGCCGGACTGGATGGCGACAGCGGCAGGCCCCTGGACGGCACCGCCGCGGTGGCCCAAGCGACGCTCACGGTGGGATTGGTGAAACGCGGACTGGTGCAGGACGCCGCCCTGGACCATGTCGGCCAAGTGCATCGCATCGATGCCGGCGTACCCCAGCGCCTTCTGGATCGCTTCCAGGCCCAACCGGTGCTGCAGGTGCATGACGCCGATCTGCGCTCACTGCCGCACCCGAAACATCCGCGGGCTGCCATGAAATACCAACGGGGCCGCGTGCTGGTGGTGGCAGGAAGCGAGCGCTATCGCGGCGCCGCCCTGCTCGCTCTGGAAGGGGCGCAAGCCAGTGGAGCCGGCAGTGTGCAAGCGGCCGTGCCGGAATCGCTGGCCTCCGGCCTGTGGCAGCCGCTCCCAGAGCTGGTGCTGGCAGCAGCGTTGCCCAGTGATCCATCGGGGGGGCTGATCTGGGGTGACTGGCTGAACAACGCTGATCTTCAGCGACTGGATGCCGTGCTGCTGGGGCCTGGGCTGGGGAGCAACCAGACCCCCTGGGAGCATCAAGCCGAGGGATTAAAGGCGTTTCCGGGATTGCTGGTGCTGGATGCCGATGGGCTGAATCAACTGGCAGCGTCAGGCACGGGATGGCACTGGATCAGCCAGCGGGAAGGCCCCACCTGGATCACCCCCCATGCCGGCGAATTCAAACGCCTCTTCCCCACCATCCCACTGGATTACCCCCTGGAGGCAGCCCGCTCAGCCGCACGCTGCTCAGGCGCGACGGTGCTGCTGAAAGGCGCCCACAGCGTCGTCGCCACACCCACTGGGATGGTTCACCAACTGATCAGTGGCGATCCGGCCACGGCTCGCACAGGCCTGGGCGATGTGCTCGCTGGTTTCGCCGCAGGCTGGGGGGCCCGCGCCATCGCCGCTCAACTGTCCAACCAGGAGCTCCCGACCATGCTCACCGGCGCGGCTTTGTTGCACGGCGAAGCAGCACGCCGCTGCCAAGGCTCCACTACGGCTCGAAGCGTGGCAACACAACTGGCTGAGCTACTGCGCGAACAGGAGTGTTGCAACAACACTGAGGCCTGA
- a CDS encoding RpoD/SigA family RNA polymerase sigma factor — translation MASLAAGLADSQRRRSSDPISWYLATIGRIPLLTPAEEIELGNQVQQLMALTQDGTIPIDSDQFSSKDRRIIRVGRRAKERMMKANLRLVVSVAKKYQGKGLELLDLVQEGSLGLERAVEKFDPTRGYKFSTYAFWWIRQSMTRAIACQSRTIRLPVHLSERLTTIRKVSLDLAHKLGAMPSRLEIAEAMDMPLEELDSLLRQALTTSSLDAPVNGEEGRSFLGDLIADNSSDEPLAKVEQSIHHEQLGRWLSHLSDQEQHVLNLRFGLNGNERHTLAEIGRLLEVSRERIRQVELKALRKLRNLTRRVPPQF, via the coding sequence ATGGCCTCTCTCGCAGCCGGTCTTGCTGACTCTCAGCGCCGCCGAAGTAGTGATCCGATCAGTTGGTACCTCGCCACGATCGGACGCATTCCTCTGCTCACTCCGGCGGAAGAAATTGAACTGGGGAATCAAGTTCAACAATTGATGGCCCTCACGCAAGACGGCACCATCCCCATCGATAGCGATCAATTCAGCTCGAAAGATCGCCGCATCATTCGCGTCGGTCGGCGTGCAAAGGAACGAATGATGAAGGCGAATCTTCGCCTGGTGGTGAGTGTCGCCAAGAAATATCAAGGCAAAGGTCTTGAATTGCTCGACCTGGTTCAAGAGGGATCCCTGGGCCTTGAGCGCGCAGTAGAAAAGTTTGATCCCACCCGTGGTTACAAATTCTCCACCTACGCGTTTTGGTGGATCCGCCAAAGCATGACCCGGGCGATTGCCTGTCAGTCACGCACCATTCGTCTTCCCGTTCACCTCAGTGAACGTCTCACCACGATTCGGAAGGTGAGCCTTGATCTGGCCCACAAACTCGGTGCCATGCCGTCCCGGCTGGAGATCGCCGAAGCGATGGACATGCCCCTCGAGGAACTGGATTCTCTGCTGCGTCAGGCCCTCACCACCAGCAGCCTCGATGCTCCTGTGAATGGCGAGGAAGGGCGCAGCTTCCTCGGCGATCTGATCGCCGACAACTCCAGCGACGAGCCTCTGGCCAAGGTGGAGCAGAGCATCCACCATGAGCAATTGGGACGCTGGCTGAGCCATCTCAGCGACCAGGAACAGCATGTGCTCAACCTGCGCTTCGGGCTGAACGGCAATGAACGCCACACACTGGCCGAAATTGGCCGCTTGCTTGAAGTGTCGCGGGAGCGGATCCGGCAAGTGGAGCTGAAGGCCCTACGCAAATTGCGCAACCTCACCCGCAGGGTGCCGCCCCAGTTCTGA
- the pdhA gene encoding pyruvate dehydrogenase (acetyl-transferring) E1 component subunit alpha — MGQDIAMETQQMAAGGGLTGAHAERLSSLVTASRASIDRDTGLALYRDMTLGRRFEDKCAEMYYRGKMFGFVHLYNGQEAVSTGVIGAMKRQHDWFCSTYRDHVHALSAGVPAREVMSELFGKETGCSKGRGGSMHLFSKEHHLLGGYAFIGEGIPVALGAAFTSRYKRDALGEAGSDAVTAAFFGDGTCNIGQFYECLNMAQLWKLPIIFVVENNKWAIGMDHNRATSEPEIWRKAGSFGMAGEEVDGMDVLAVRAATERAVARARAGEGPTLLECLTYRFRGHSLADPDELRAEEEKQFWAQRDPIKALERDLVSAGLATADDLRTIEKEIDAEVQDSVDFALSAPEPDGSELTRYIWAED, encoded by the coding sequence ATGGGCCAGGACATCGCGATGGAAACCCAGCAGATGGCAGCAGGTGGAGGCCTCACGGGTGCCCATGCGGAGCGTCTTTCCAGCCTGGTGACCGCCAGCCGCGCCTCGATTGATCGGGACACCGGTTTAGCGCTGTATCGCGACATGACCCTGGGTCGGCGCTTCGAAGACAAGTGCGCCGAGATGTATTACCGGGGCAAGATGTTTGGCTTCGTGCACCTCTACAACGGTCAGGAAGCGGTTAGCACTGGTGTGATCGGTGCGATGAAGCGCCAGCACGACTGGTTTTGCAGCACGTATCGCGATCACGTGCATGCCCTTAGTGCAGGGGTGCCCGCCCGCGAGGTGATGAGTGAGCTTTTCGGGAAGGAAACCGGTTGCAGCAAAGGCCGTGGTGGCTCCATGCACCTGTTCTCCAAAGAGCACCATCTGCTCGGCGGTTACGCCTTTATTGGTGAAGGCATTCCCGTCGCCCTTGGTGCTGCCTTCACCAGCCGCTACAAGCGTGATGCGCTCGGTGAGGCGGGCAGTGATGCAGTCACCGCTGCATTCTTTGGTGATGGCACCTGCAATATCGGTCAGTTTTATGAGTGCCTGAACATGGCGCAGCTGTGGAAGCTGCCGATCATTTTCGTGGTGGAAAACAACAAGTGGGCCATCGGCATGGACCACAACCGTGCCACCAGTGAGCCGGAGATCTGGCGCAAAGCCGGGTCCTTCGGCATGGCCGGAGAGGAAGTGGATGGCATGGATGTGCTGGCTGTGCGCGCTGCCACCGAGCGCGCCGTGGCCCGCGCCCGCGCTGGCGAAGGCCCCACCCTGCTGGAGTGCCTCACCTATCGCTTCCGCGGCCACTCCCTGGCCGACCCGGATGAACTGCGTGCCGAGGAGGAAAAGCAGTTCTGGGCTCAGCGGGATCCGATCAAGGCCCTCGAGCGTGATCTGGTGTCTGCTGGTCTGGCCACCGCTGATGATCTGCGCACGATCGAAAAAGAAATCGATGCTGAAGTGCAAGACAGCGTTGACTTCGCTCTGAGCGCTCCAGAACCCGACGGTTCTGAGCTCACCCGCTACATCTGGGCGGAAGACTGA